A region of the Corynebacterium endometrii genome:
CAGGTAGAGGAAGAATAATGCGAAGACCAAGTAAATGCCCACCGGCGCCACCAGCAGATCGAGGAACCACACGCCGGTAAGCGCCACGAGCCAGACCAACTGCGGCACCAGGCCCCAGCGCTCCATGAACATGGAGCCGGCAAAATAGATGGCCGCGAAGGCGGACAGCAGCATCAGGTTGACCACCGCCGCGGAAAGCTCCATGCGCATGGAGGCAAAAATCGCTGCGACTAGCAGCATGGCGGTCAGGATATGGATGCCGTTGCGCAGTACATCCGCGTCCGTCGTGGGGGACTCGAGCCGTTGCTGATCAATGCTGGGGGTCATGCGTTATAGCCTAGTCCCCGGCCGGCCTGGGTCCTCACCGAAGGCGAGGCCTTCGCGCGGCCGGCCGTACAATCTGTAGTCTGTAAGTGCCCCACCCCGGCCGAAATAGAAGGGAGCACCGCCGTGCTGCTGCCATTTACGTACCCCGTATCAGGGATTATGAAGGTTTGGCACCTCATCATTGATCCCTTCCTGACCGAAGGGGTGGCGTGGCTCATCTGCATCCCGCTGCTAGTGGTCACCGTGCGCGGTCTCATTTTGCCGTTGAACTGGATGTCCATCCGCTCCGGGCGCATCGGCGCCCTCATGCGCCCCGAAATGTATGACCTGCGCGACCGGATGAAGGCGGTCAAGGACCCGGCGGAAATGCTCGCACTGCAGAAAGAGCAAAGGGCGCTTCACGAACGTTATGGGTATAAGCCATCGGTGGGCTGCATTCCGCCGCTGATCATGATCCCGGTGTTCCTGGGCCTCTACCGTGTGATTTTGCATATGGCCCGGCCGGACCAGGACGCAAGTATCGGCCTGCTCACCCCGGAGGAGGTCCTGTCATTCCGCAGCACCACTTTCCAGGGGATTCCGCTTCCGGCCTACGTGTCCATGCCCGATGACGTGGCCGCGTCGCTCGGAGTAAGCGGCGCCGACGTTAAAAACGTCATCACCCCATGGCTGATCGCCGCGATTTTATTTACCGTGGCGAACCTGGGCATTTCGCTCTATCGAGGTTTTCTGACCACCCAATTCGATGAGAAGCTCGCGCGCCGGCTGTTTTATTTCCTGATCTTTATGACCGTGGCCGTGCCGTTTTTGCTGTGGAACGCCGCCATGAATGCGCCGGTTCCCACCGCGATCATCGTCTACTGGGCATGCACCAACCTCTTCACGCTGTGTCAGACCATCGTCTTTGAGTTCATCCTGCGCAAGCGCTACGCCCTGGGCGATGCGCACCACGCGCTGCGGCGCGAATCCTGGGCGGCCTTCAGGGCCGGTAGCGCGAAGCTCACAAAGGAAGAAAAAGCCCAGCGCAAGCTCGAGCGCAAACGCCGCGGGCAGCTGATCGCCCAGGCAAGGATGCTGGCCCGCAAAGAGGCCGAGGCGAAGCAGTCCCCGGAGGAACCGGCCTAAAAGCTAGATGGAGTAATCCGCAGGGGGCTCGGCCAGCATGTGCACGGCGAGTTCCTTAGCGGTATGCAGGGGCGCAACATCGCGCTGCAGGCGGGCCCCGGCCTGTCCGCCATCGAGGAAAATGAGCATCTGGGAGGCCTGATCCTCGGATGGATAGCCATTGCGGGCGGTCAGCAGCGCGGTCATCGTGGAATGCATCCAGGCCCGGTGGGCCAGGCAGGCGGCCACTATTCCACGCTCCGCGTCCGTATCCGGGCGAGGGTATTCGCCGGCGGCGTTTAAGAAATGGGAACCGCGGAATTCCTGCTGCGGCTCGGTCTCGATGGCGAGATCGAAAAAGGCCAGCAGCTTATCCTGCGGATCCGTCATGGACTCCGTGCGCGCGGTCCATTCCGCCCGGTACTTCTCATCGAGCGCCTCGATGTACGCGATTACGAGCGCATCCTTGGAACCGAAAAGGGAATATAGGGAGGCCTTGGCGACATCGGCTTCGCGAAGGATGCGATCGATGCCGATGACGCGGATGCCTTCAGTGGTGAAAAGGTTCGTGGCCGAGTCCAGCAGGCGGCTGCGCGGACTAGGGCGGTTCCTGCGGGACTTCTTGGGGGCTGCCACGGTGTACCTCTTCTTCCTGTGGGCGTGGTGTCTATTTAGTCTGGGATCAAAAATACCGATTCATCTATGCGATATAGACAAACCGGTATGTATATTAGCCGCAGGGGCTAAACAAAGCTACTTATATTCGCCTTACTTAGCGCTCTTGGAGCGGATGAGGCCCACGATCCACAGCAGGACACAAGCGCCGACAACCGCGGTAATCAGGGACATAATCCAACCGTTGGTTGCGGTATCGATGAAGAGGCCAAGAATCCAGCCACCCAGGATTGCGCCGATAACGCCAACAATAAGGTTAGTAACCAGTCCGTGATCGCGTTTCATGATCTTCTCAGCAATGAAACCGGCCAGTGCGCCGATAACGATCCAGCCGATGAAGCCAATACCCATACCCATTTTGAAAAGTCCTTTCGATTTTTTAAGGATTACGCAATCGCGTATAGCCCCATGGTTTCACACTTTTCACACGTTTGCATTTCGGTAGTGCGAAAGTTAACAGCGAAAATTTACGCAAATCGTGCTGAGCTGTGCTAATGGAGCCTGCAAAAATTCTCCCGGAGGCCGCGAAAAGACCGGGCATCCAATGACGCCCGGTCTTATTCTCTATCGGCCCTTGAAGCCTTGTAACTCCCTAGTCCGATTCTGGGCGGACCACCATCATCGGGCACGGTGCAGCCTGGAGCAGCGCGCGAGACGTGGAGCCCAAGAGCATGCCCTTGAATCCGCCACGGCCATGGGAGCCGACAACGAGGAGCTGGGCGCCCTCGGCGGCGTCGGACAAAGCGCGCACCGGGCGGTCACGCGCAATCAGCTTCTTGACCTTTACGTCAGGATACTTCTCCACCAGCGGGGCGAGGCGCTCGTTGAGCAACTCTCCCTGTTCACGCTCGACCTCAGACCACTCGGCCTGGGCCGCGGAAAGGCCGGCGAGGGAGGCCTGGACCTGCATATCCATCCAGGTGTGGATGGCAATCAATTCCGCGCCGCGGGCCTCAGCCTCAGCGAACGCGTACTCCGTTGCCTTCTGGGACACCTCGGATCCATCGACGCCGACCACTACCGGGCCGTACTTGGTGGACTCAGTAACGGCATTGTCCTCACGAACCACAACAACCGGGCAGTTGGCGTGGGAGACTACAGAAGCGGATACCGAACCCATCACCATGCCGGACAACCCGCCCATTCCGCGGGAACCCATCACGATCATGGTGACGTCATGGGACATCTCCAAGAGCATGTCGATAGGGGAACCC
Encoded here:
- the yidC gene encoding membrane protein insertase YidC, which codes for MKVWHLIIDPFLTEGVAWLICIPLLVVTVRGLILPLNWMSIRSGRIGALMRPEMYDLRDRMKAVKDPAEMLALQKEQRALHERYGYKPSVGCIPPLIMIPVFLGLYRVILHMARPDQDASIGLLTPEEVLSFRSTTFQGIPLPAYVSMPDDVAASLGVSGADVKNVITPWLIAAILFTVANLGISLYRGFLTTQFDEKLARRLFYFLIFMTVAVPFLLWNAAMNAPVPTAIIVYWACTNLFTLCQTIVFEFILRKRYALGDAHHALRRESWAAFRAGSAKLTKEEKAQRKLERKRRGQLIAQARMLARKEAEAKQSPEEPA
- a CDS encoding TetR/AcrR family transcriptional regulator; translation: MAAPKKSRRNRPSPRSRLLDSATNLFTTEGIRVIGIDRILREADVAKASLYSLFGSKDALVIAYIEALDEKYRAEWTARTESMTDPQDKLLAFFDLAIETEPQQEFRGSHFLNAAGEYPRPDTDAERGIVAACLAHRAWMHSTMTALLTARNGYPSEDQASQMLIFLDGGQAGARLQRDVAPLHTAKELAVHMLAEPPADYSI
- a CDS encoding GlsB/YeaQ/YmgE family stress response membrane protein, with amino-acid sequence MGMGIGFIGWIVIGALAGFIAEKIMKRDHGLVTNLIVGVIGAILGGWILGLFIDTATNGWIMSLITAVVGACVLLWIVGLIRSKSAK
- a CDS encoding universal stress protein, with product MAKEDIVVVAVDGSDASKNAVRWAANTAMKRGIPLRLASSYTMPQFLYAEGMVPPKELFEDLQAETLEKIEEARALAHEVAPEIKIGHTVAEGSPIDMLLEMSHDVTMIVMGSRGMGGLSGMVMGSVSASVVSHANCPVVVVREDNAVTESTKYGPVVVGVDGSEVSQKATEYAFAEAEARGAELIAIHTWMDMQVQASLAGLSAAQAEWSEVEREQGELLNERLAPLVEKYPDVKVKKLIARDRPVRALSDAAEGAQLLVVGSHGRGGFKGMLLGSTSRALLQAAPCPMMVVRPESD